The Sphingorhabdus sp. Alg231-15 genome has a segment encoding these proteins:
- a CDS encoding CHASE2 domain-containing protein, giving the protein MLSPRHRFSGVLLVAVVALLMALLSLSTFMRDLDGRSFDYLSTAAPTLPEQPGITLIAIDEPSMDAIGQQWPWRRSQHAELIGQLRKAGTKAIAFDVLFAEPSDEAEDQALVAAMGPDIVLAADESLIERPYGSTLVRTEPMAELIAGGARSGIASLSMDGDGVLRNMPIYRDGFMTTLFELADGTPAPQSETVRRIQHFGAAGSYPTISYYQALDPEAYLPPNYLKDQIVVIGFALQTNADVATGGIDAFETAYTLRSRQLTPGIEVQATIFDNLRTGLSISISPPWLSFVVIALASALALLVSRPKAPGRKALLLALALLAIIGGSWLVLQFGRFWIGPVAPSAALVLSVVAIATRDFAGEQRRGREVQNAFGQYLAPELVQKIADDPELLNLGGVNRELTILFSDIRGFTSIAEAMKDDPQGLTRMINAILTPLSNIILSHGGTIDKYMGDCVMAFWNAPLDDPDHALHALEAAQEMLAEMDNINQAIQTMLPEGANVPVIRMGIGINTGTCVVGNMGSDRRFDYSVLGDAVNLASRLEGQCEEQRVDILIGQTTVSAAPSFTFRKVADIQVKGRSATEPTYSF; this is encoded by the coding sequence ATGCTTTCACCCCGCCACAGGTTTTCCGGGGTGTTGTTGGTTGCCGTGGTTGCGCTGCTGATGGCCTTGCTGAGCCTGTCCACCTTCATGCGCGATCTTGACGGGCGCAGTTTCGATTATTTGTCGACAGCTGCGCCGACGCTGCCCGAACAACCGGGGATCACGCTAATCGCGATTGATGAACCGAGCATGGATGCCATCGGGCAGCAATGGCCGTGGCGGCGTTCGCAACATGCCGAACTGATCGGTCAGCTCCGTAAAGCCGGGACCAAGGCGATCGCTTTCGATGTGCTTTTTGCCGAGCCATCGGACGAGGCAGAGGACCAGGCGCTGGTCGCCGCGATGGGGCCGGATATTGTTCTCGCCGCTGATGAAAGCCTGATCGAGCGTCCTTATGGCAGCACGTTGGTGCGCACCGAACCGATGGCAGAGCTGATCGCAGGCGGTGCCCGCTCCGGTATTGCAAGCCTGTCGATGGATGGCGACGGCGTCCTGCGCAACATGCCAATATACAGGGACGGCTTCATGACGACGCTGTTCGAACTGGCTGACGGGACACCCGCACCGCAAAGCGAAACGGTCCGCCGGATCCAGCATTTTGGTGCCGCGGGCAGCTATCCCACAATTTCCTATTATCAGGCGCTGGACCCCGAGGCCTATCTGCCACCGAACTATCTCAAGGACCAGATTGTGGTGATCGGTTTTGCCTTGCAGACCAATGCGGATGTTGCGACAGGCGGGATCGACGCTTTCGAAACCGCCTATACATTACGATCGCGTCAGCTCACCCCGGGCATAGAGGTGCAGGCCACGATTTTTGACAATCTCCGCACCGGGCTGTCGATCAGCATATCGCCACCTTGGCTATCGTTTGTGGTGATCGCTCTTGCTAGCGCGCTCGCGCTGCTGGTGTCTCGTCCGAAGGCGCCGGGCCGAAAGGCATTACTGCTAGCCCTGGCTTTATTGGCGATCATCGGCGGATCATGGCTGGTGCTGCAATTCGGGCGTTTCTGGATTGGACCGGTGGCTCCGTCTGCTGCATTGGTGCTTAGTGTGGTCGCCATTGCCACGCGCGACTTTGCCGGCGAACAAAGACGCGGACGCGAAGTCCAGAATGCCTTTGGCCAATATCTCGCCCCCGAATTGGTGCAGAAAATCGCCGATGATCCTGAATTGCTCAATCTCGGTGGGGTCAATCGCGAGCTGACCATATTATTTTCCGACATTCGTGGCTTCACCTCCATTGCGGAAGCGATGAAGGATGATCCGCAAGGGTTGACGCGAATGATCAATGCGATCCTTACGCCGCTGTCGAACATCATTCTCAGCCATGGCGGCACGATTGACAAATATATGGGCGATTGCGTCATGGCCTTCTGGAATGCGCCGCTGGACGATCCCGATCATGCCCTGCACGCGCTGGAAGCAGCGCAAGAGATGCTCGCGGAAATGGACAATATCAATCAGGCAATTCAGACGATGTTGCCTGAGGGCGCCAATGTGCCGGTGATCCGCATGGGCATTGGCATCAACACGGGAACATGCGTGGTCGGCAATATGGGGTCGGACCGCCGGTTCGACTATTCGGTGCTCGGCGATGCTGTAAACCTAGCCTCACGCCTTGAGGGACAATGTGAAGAACAGCGTGTCGACATATTGATCGGACAAACCACGGTCAGCGCTGCGCCGTCATTCACCTTCAGAAAAGTGGCGGATATCCAGGTCAAAGGCCGATCCGCGACAGAACCGACCTATAGCTTTTGA
- a CDS encoding PEPxxWA-CTERM sorting domain-containing protein → MKKYLLAAAAAACLSVPSVASAAIITETLGITGSDYQLSFGDPSASPVDPTSIIFSVTFDNSADISGTTTGLNILSATLPYAAQFAYSSGSDTLTLATNANPNSCGNPAESFCIFINSFSTAPNASFVQQSTASGGYWRANTVATSAVPEPATWAFMILGFGAMGGTLRSNGRRQRKANVKVSYA, encoded by the coding sequence ATGAAAAAATATCTATTGGCTGCGGCGGCAGCTGCATGTCTGTCAGTGCCAAGTGTGGCCAGCGCGGCAATCATTACCGAGACGCTTGGAATCACGGGCAGCGATTATCAGCTCTCGTTCGGTGATCCATCGGCCAGTCCGGTTGATCCAACATCCATCATATTTTCGGTGACCTTCGACAACAGCGCGGATATTTCCGGAACAACCACGGGTTTGAATATCCTTTCAGCGACCCTGCCTTATGCGGCTCAATTCGCATATAGCAGCGGCTCGGACACTTTGACTCTCGCCACAAATGCCAATCCTAACTCTTGCGGAAATCCTGCAGAATCTTTCTGCATTTTTATCAATAGTTTTTCCACGGCACCTAATGCGAGTTTTGTGCAGCAATCAACCGCAAGCGGCGGATATTGGCGGGCAAACACGGTAGCAACCTCTGCTGTTCCCGAGCCAGCCACATGGGCGTTCATGATCCTCGGCTTTGGTGCCATGGGCGGCACGCTGAGATCAAATGGGCGACGCCAGCGTAAAGCCAATGTGAAGGTCAGCTACGCTTAA
- a CDS encoding VOC family protein has product MFSHMTLGTNDWIKAEPFWKAVASALELPLLFDRPGGVAYGEMTGPKIFIGPTFDGQPASNGNGTHVAFLAKDRAMVDAFHAAALKHGGLNEGEPGLRPQYHPNYYGAYVRDPDGNKLQAVCHSVNG; this is encoded by the coding sequence ATGTTCAGCCATATGACATTGGGAACTAATGATTGGATAAAAGCGGAGCCATTTTGGAAGGCTGTCGCATCAGCTCTTGAACTACCATTGCTTTTTGATCGACCCGGCGGCGTAGCTTATGGAGAGATGACCGGTCCTAAAATATTTATTGGCCCAACGTTCGACGGACAACCAGCCTCAAATGGGAATGGCACCCATGTTGCTTTTCTCGCGAAGGATAGAGCCATGGTGGATGCGTTCCACGCCGCAGCATTAAAACATGGCGGTTTGAATGAAGGTGAGCCGGGGCTAAGGCCTCAATACCACCCTAATTATTACGGCGCATATGTTCGTGACCCAGATGGCAACAAGTTACAAGCTGTATGCCATTCGGTTAATGGATAA
- a CDS encoding TVP38/TMEM64 family protein: protein MKPMLKIMAALTLLFVVIFLIGRGFDLLTIEKVRNGLAAAQQVDPVYIFGLIVLLLLLDIILSVPTLATILLAGFFLGFPLGAAAAFTGLTLAMLAGYGISRKYGAGAIGLLVKSETERAEMATAFTRSGPAMIMLARAVPMAPEITACMAGVTRMPLIRYLAFYALGTIPYIGIAAYAGSISTISNPKPAIFASLSLYAALWAGWFIYQRFQNASLDHGQ from the coding sequence ATGAAACCAATGCTCAAGATCATGGCCGCCCTGACATTGCTGTTTGTGGTGATATTTCTGATTGGGCGCGGCTTTGACCTGTTGACTATCGAAAAGGTCCGCAATGGGTTGGCGGCAGCGCAGCAGGTCGATCCGGTCTATATTTTCGGCTTGATTGTCCTCCTGTTACTACTGGATATTATCCTGTCGGTTCCAACCCTTGCCACTATCTTGCTGGCGGGCTTTTTTCTGGGCTTCCCGCTGGGTGCAGCGGCGGCCTTTACCGGACTGACGCTGGCGATGCTTGCCGGATACGGGATAAGCCGGAAATATGGCGCTGGCGCTATCGGCCTTCTCGTCAAAAGCGAAACCGAGCGCGCCGAAATGGCCACTGCCTTCACACGTAGTGGTCCGGCGATGATCATGCTGGCCCGCGCCGTTCCGATGGCTCCCGAGATTACGGCCTGCATGGCCGGCGTAACGCGCATGCCGCTGATCCGCTATCTGGCTTTCTATGCACTGGGCACCATCCCCTATATCGGCATCGCCGCCTATGCCGGTTCGATCAGCACGATCAGCAATCCCAAACCCGCCATTTTCGCCAGCCTCTCGCTCTACGCCGCACTATGGGCTGGCTGGTTCATCTATCAGCGGTTTCAAAATGCATCGCTCGACCATGGACAATAG